Within Campylobacter jejuni, the genomic segment ATAAAATAGAAGTTTCATAGTATTTAAGATAATAATGCGAGCTAATAAACATTTCATACAAGCTTAGATGCTCTAAAATGCTTTGTTGATCAAAAATCATAGCAATATGAATTTCCACATCCTTGACTGCTGCATCAAACAATATCACTTGATAAGTTTTTAGCTCTTCACTCAAATCTAGCACACTTAAAGCCAGGATGAAAAGTTCTATTTCGCTTTCAAATACAAAAAGATGTTTATAGTGTTTAGCTAAATTTTTAATCAGTAAAGCATTGCCTATACCATAAATACATATAAAAGGATATCTAGGAGTTTTTTCTAAAATACTTTGATAGAAAAAATTTAATTCTTCTTCTAAGTTTTCATACATGAAAATATTATGAGTTTTATCAAAGATATTTAAATTTTCATCTATATTAAAATGAGAACAAGTTTTATTTTGTATGAAATTTAAAAGTTTATTTCCTAAGGGTTCATTTACTCCACTTAATAAAGCTTGTATGTTTTTTTCTAGTAGGCTCATTAGCTTTCCTTAAAAGAATTGATAATAATATTTATTCTTTGCTCTAATTTTTCTATAAAATAAAGCAACCATTCATCATAAGCCTTGATATAAGCGCTGATGAAACTAGCATGATCTAAAATATTTTCTTTATAAACTAAGCTTATCCTAAGTCCTCGTTCATAAATCACTGCTTTTAAAATACCATCCTGTATAAACTCATCTGTATCTAAAGAGTGATTGAAATTTTCTATATTTTGATAAACTTTTTCTAAAAATTCCAAAGGCAAGATAAAATCTTTACTGAGTATGTTTTCTAAAATTTGTTTTAAAGCTAAGGCATCGTTTAAAAATCTTTTAGCATTTTCTTGATCTTTTTGTATTTTTTCTTTGAATTTAACTAGGAGTTTATCACTTCTATTTTTAGTTAAACTTTTTGGAAGTTCAAACTTGGGTTTAAATTTTGTAAGGAGTTTGTCACAACATTCTTTAAAGGAAAGTTCTTCAGTAAAATTAATCCTTGCTCCACCTTCAGTAGCATTGTAAAATTTAGCTTCTTTACTGTTGCAAGCAAAAAGATATTCAAGCTTTATGCGATAATCATTCCAAGCAATATGAGTTAAAACTTCACCTTTGCCTGCATAGGCGGTGACTTGTAAAGTTGGTAAATTAAGAGTATGGTCTATCCTTTCACCCAAAGCAAAACCTTTTGAGTGTGAATTTCCTTTTTCATCAAAAGCTAAATCTTGTCCTATCATGATAATATTTTTAAATCCTAAAGCCAAAGCTAAGGTATAAGAAAAATGACTTACATGAGTACCTGTATCAATATAGCCAAAGTCATTAAGATTGAAGCGTTGGTATAAAGGATCATCTCTTAAAATCACACTTTTATTATCTAGTACACGAACCAAACTAGGATGCGTGGCGCATGAAAGCATATTTAAAGAAGTTTTATTTTCTTTATTTTGAAAAAATCTTAAAGGCAAGTCTTCAAAGTCAATATTTAAAACATAATCAGGTATTATGCCTTCTTTTTCAAGCATGCTTAAAGCCCCATCAGCACAAAAGATCACTGCTTTATCTTGATAAGCTTTAAGTAAAGGAAGTTGTTTAGCTAAACTAGGTCCTGCAGAAACTACTATAGCATTTTCAAATTTGTTTTTTCTTTCACTTAAGATTCTTTGAAAAGGAATGCTTTCAAGCATAGAAGGGATGTTTTGTAAAAGATGAGAATAACACTCAAAACCGATACATAAACTAGAATTTAAATTTCTTATCACAACTTTTATATTTTTCTCGCAAAGCTCATCTGCTTTATGCCAGACATCCTCATAAAACTTTTTATAATAAACATTATTCACAAACATCTCATACAAACTTAAGTACTCAAACATATCTTTCATATCAAAAAGTATAAGCAGTTGAATATCTACTCTTTCTTCTTCGATATCCACAAGATAAATTTTTCCACTACAAAGCTCTTCACTCAAATCTAGCACACTTAAAGCCAGGATGAAAAGTTCTATTTCGCTTTCAAATACAAAAAGATGTTTATAGTGTTTAGCTAAATTTTTAATCAGTAAAGCATTGCCTATACCATAAATACATATAAAAGGATATCTAGGAGTTTTTTCTAAAATACTTTGATAGAAAAAATTTAATTCTTCTTCTAAGTTTTCATACATGAAAATATTATGAGTTTTATCAAAGATATTTAAATTTTCATCTATATTAAAATGAGAACAAGTTTTATTTTGTATGAAATTTAAAAGTTTATTTCCTAAGGGTTCATTTACTCCACTTAATAAAGCTTGTATGTTTTTTTCTAGTAGGGTCATTAGCTTTCCTTAAATTTTATCTATTTTTAGTGACATTTTGTCATCTTTTTCGCTAAATTGATACAACAAATCCTCGCAAGGATAAGAGATACATTTTTCTTTATAATCTTTTTTTGAATTTTGTTTTATTTTTTCTAGCATTAAAGGAAGTTCTTTCTTAATCAAAAGTTTTACCGGAATTCCCATGCCATGATTTAAGTTTTTAATAAATTTTCCATCAACTTGAGATTCTTTAGTAACAGAACACAAAGTTACATCAAAACCAAGTTTCTCAAGCTCTTCATAGAACATAGTTTTTTCTTTTAAAGAAACATACTCATCATATAACGAATGATAACTTATAAAGCAAGTTTTTAAACATTTTGATTGTTCTAAAAGATGATCTTCCTCTAAAAGATTTCGAATTTTTCTTCTTGCGGGAGAAAAAAAACGAGGCGATGAAGAATTACTTGTCCAAAAAGTTTTTGTCGAACAGTGTGTATTGATATGATGGAAAAAATCAAAAGTAGAAAATTCACTACACTGCATAAAATCTATTTCCTTTCCAAAACCTACAACTCTCCATAAAAACTTCGCGTATGCAGAATTATCCAACACTCCATCTACTAACCAAGGTGCAATCTTAGCCGCCAAATGTGCTAAATATCCCCCATGAGAACTACCTATCATAATAACGGGTATACCCCCCCCCATAGTATCAAAAGGAGCATGTTTTTTAAGGTAAAGTGTGACATTTAAAAGATCTTGAGCTTGCATGATTCCAAAATTTTGATACTCGTTTTTTGTAGGTTGCAAACTCACATGTAAATTTAAAAAATAATTTGGTGTAAAATTACCTTTTTGCTTGCCTTGGACAATGCTATAGTTAATAAAATGAAAAATTTCACTCATTTGTTTATAGTCTTGAATTTTATCAACATCATAAGGAAGCTTGATATCCGCAGCTTCACAACTTGCTTTTAAAATAAGCTTGTCTATATCATCTAAATAAAAAGTTGATCCAGTTTGAGGACGATTGCCAATACAATGATAATTTACTCCAACTACAGCAGTATTAAATTGCCTTACCATATAATCACCAACATATTGGATCGATGATATATCATCACCCATACCTTGCACCACAAACACCAAGGCTTCAGGTGTTTTTTCATCATCATACCAAAGCTTAAATTCAAGCTTTGATTCTCTTTTTATACCAAGCTCTACATCATCACAAGAGTCAATCTCATAAGCTTTGCTCACTATCATTACATTTCCCCTATTAAAAGATAAGTTTTACTTGCTAGGTTTTTAAAATTTTCATTCTTACTTAAGATCACACAAGCTTTATTGCTAGAAGAGCTTGTAAAGTCTATATTTTCTAAATCTTCATGGCTTTGATTGGCTGCGTTGATGATAGCATTTTTGCTTGCTTCATTACTTGAAATTCCCATGAGTATAAAATCCGCTCTATCTATAAAAACAAGTTTTAAGCATTCTTTATCATCGCCTACGCGAAAATTTACTTCTTTTGTGCCATTGAAATTGCCAAGATCGACATTTTCAACCCCACTTACATTACTCATCGTTTTTATAGAGCTTAAATGATCATTTTTTAAAGTATAAATGCTTATATCATTGATCAAAGTTTTAAGGTTGTTTAAAGACTTGCTAACTTCAGCTTCATCCTTACTTGAACTCATTTTTGGCAAAGCAATAGCGGCTAAAATTCCCAAAATAACGATCACAAAAACAAGTTCTAATATAGTAAAAGCTTTTCTCATCTATATCCTTGAAAAATTTTTATTTTTAGGGCTTAAAATATCTTCTTCTACACTTACAAATTCCTTTTTTTCATAAGCATCAACTGCGGCTCTTGCTATCATCAAAGCATTATCAGAGCAGAATTTTAAAGGAGCTAGTTTTAAATTTGCATTATATTTTTGACATAAATTTTGCAAACGCGAACGCAAGTTAAGATTTGCACTCGCTCCACCTACAACGCCAAAATTTTTAAATTTATAAAGATTAAAAATTTTTTCTAATTTATCCATGATATGATCACAAGCTGTATTTTCAAAGGCATAAGCTATTTCTGCTTTTATATCATCGCTTAAATTTTTATGCTTTAAAATTTCTAAACGCACTGCATTTTTAAGCCCTGAAAAACTGAAAGCGAGTTCTTTAGAATGCTTTAAAGGTGTGTTAAAAGAGATATTTTTAAGTTTGGCATTTTTTGCTAAATTTTCTATGATAACCCCACCAGGATAACCTAAATTCATCATTTTAGCCACTTTATCAAAACTTTCTCCAAAGCTATCATCATTTGTGCTTGCTAAAAGCTCTAAGTTTGCATCATCTTTAAGATAAAGCACCATAGTATGCCCACCACTGACAAGCAAAATTCCCCTATCTAAAGAAATTTTTTCTTCCAAAAAAAGACTATAAATATGACCTTTAAGATGATTTATAGGGATTAAAGGTAAATTTAGAGCACTTGCTAAGGTTTTTGCCATAGAAATTCCACTGAGCAAAGAAACACTAAGTCCAGGTTCATTTGTCACAGCTATGGCACAAAGATTTTTAAAATGCTCTTTGCATTGCGTAAGTATCTTTGGTAAAGCCTCACTATGAAGCCTTGCAGCAAGTTCAGGCACCACTCCTCCATAGATACTATGATCTAATTCTTGGGAAATTTTTTTATGAAATTTACATTCTAAGGTATTTTTATCAATGATAGCTATAGAACTATCATCACAAGAACTTTCTATAGCTAGGATAAGATTTTTCATTCAAATTCCACTAAAATAGAACCTAAGAATTTATCTTTTGATCTTGCCATTTTAAGAGTGTTTAAATCCAAATTTTTAGCATTTTTGATCAACTTGCTATTGGTATTTGCTTCTAAAAGTTGTTGCAAATTCGCCCCTCTTAACTCATAAAATTCCACTCTATAAATTTTACCTGCCATATCTAAAGAATATTGTGTTTGCATATTTTTTTTATGAACTAAAATACCACTTTCATCTTTTGAGTGATCAAAGCCTATGATATTTACGCGCACATTAGCGATCTTTGGAATAAGAAAATTCTCTTTTACTTTCACCTTGGTTCCAAAAGGAACGGTGGTTTCATTGCCATCAACTTGAAAAGTTACCTCATTAAAAGCATCGCTAAATTCTAAATACTCAGGATATAATCTTGTTTGAAAACGATTGCCATACTGGATATAAAAAGAATTTCCTTCTGCGATAATAGCCGTAAGTTCATTGCTTGTGTTATAATTTAACTCTTTATTTACCGGAAAAGGCACATAGTTGATAAGCTTTCTTGGATTTTTTAAAGAAAGTAAAATTCTATCATCAAAAAGTTTCACTTCAAGCTCTTTATTTATGACTTTATCAACCTCTTGTGGAGTGAGTTCGAAATCTCTGCTAAATTCAATTCCTGCAGTTTTTAAATAATTTTCAATTGCCAAAAGATGATAATAAGCTCTTAAATTTACAGGCAGATTTTTACTCGCTTCATTTGCAAAAGCGGCTTTGTGATTTGAAATCACAAAATAAGTCAAAGCTTTAAGCATTTCCATATCGCCAAGCTCTTGGGTTTTGGTGTTTTTAAGATGATAAGCATGCTTTGGATCAGCAAGTGAAGAATTGACACTATTTACGGTTTGAGTGGCGATATTTTCAAGATCAGGGTATTTGCTTGCATTGATTTCACTTGTGTCAATCACGCTTGAATTTCCCCAACGCTTAGGATTTTGCATCGCATCGATATAAGTAGGTTTATAAAAACCCCAACCATCGTGAAGATTGATCACCATACTAACTTCAGGAAGTAAAATAAGCTCTTTAATGCGTTGCACGGTTTTATAATCAGGATCCTTTGGGCTAATGCTTGCAAATTTACGGTTTAAATCCCCATTATTCCCACGCGAACGCTTGATAATGCTATCAAAAGCTAAATTTGGAGCCACTATAATCTTACCCTTGGTGATATTATAATCACTCAAAAGCAAACTTGCCGCATGAAATCCACCAGGCTCATCACCTTGAATTCCACCAAAAATTAAAACTGTATTATTATCATCTAGACTTTTTCCATTTTCTCCTACGCTAAAGTCTAGCTCTAAAGCAAAAATGCTTGTTATAAAAAATAAAATTGTTAAAAAAATTTTCATTTTAACTCCTTAAATACTCTCTTGTTTTAAAATCATACTCAAAAACCTCTTCTATACTTGAAATTTTAGGCACTCCAAAATGATCAAGGGCTTTAAAAATGCATTTAGTGATACCTAAAAATCCACTTTTATTTTCTAAAAAATTATAAACACCAACTTCATTAGCAGCATTGATGATAACACCTAAATTTGGCTCTTTTAAAAATGTATTTTTAAGCTTAAAAATAGGATATTTTTTTGTGCTGATTGGATGAAATTTTAAAGCAGGCATTTTGCTAAAATCAACAGCCTCTAAAATAGGCGTATCTTGTTTTTCAAATATAGCATCTGAAATAGCTAGTTTCATATCTGCTTTTGAAAAATACGCCGTGCTAGCTCCATTTTTAAATTCACACATTGCATGCACTAAAGATCTTGGTTCTATTAAAGCATCAATTTCTTTAAAATCATATAAATGATAAGCCTCTATAATCTCAAAAAGCTTATTTGCCATAGTCGCACTATCTATAGTGATCTTTGCTCCCATGTTCCAATTAGGATGTTTTAAAGCATCTTTGACACTGACTTGATTTAAATCTTTGATTTTATACCTATAAAAAGCTCCACCACTTGCTGTGATATAAAGTTTTGCTATATTTTTTTTACCTTCGAGTAAAAATTTTAAAGCTGCATGCTCACTATCAACGGGTAAAAATTTAGCCCCTTTCAAAAAACTCCCAGCTACTACAAGACTTTCTTTGTTAGCTAAAGCTATGTTTTTGCCAAGCTCTTTAGCCTTTAAAGTGCTTTTAAGTCCTGCAAAACCTACAATGGCATTGAGTAAAAGCTTATCTTGACATTCTGTTAAAATTTGCTCTAAACCTTCTTGCCCTATAAAAACTCTATCGTGTTTAACTAAATGCTTATTTTTTGAATCTTTTATGGCAACAAATTTGGGTTTAAACCTTGCGATTTGCTCATTTAAAAGAGCGATGTTATCCCCACAAGCTAAAGCAGAAATGGGAATGTTTTTTAAAGCAGCAAGTTTAAGAGCATTTACTCCTATACTGCCCGTACTTCCAAAAAGTATCATAAAAGAGCAACCATCACAAAAGTAGCAATGATCACCGCATCGATCCTATCGAGCACACCCCCATGACCAGGGATAAGATCTCCACTATCTTTTACACCTGCTTCTCTTTTAAAATAACTCTCAAGCAAATCTCCAATCACTGCAAAAATCGCTACAAAAAACGAACAAAGTAAAGAAAGCCAAAAACTATAAACAAAAATTCCCAAAATAGTTCCAATAACACTCGCACAAATCAAACCACCTATAACACCTTCTAAAGTTTTGTTTGGACTTGTTGGAGAAAAAGGAGTTTTTCCCATAAATTTTCCGATAAAATACGCCCCACTATCACAAGCTGCAACGATAATGATAAGCCAAAAAAGTGCAAACATACCCTGATCTAAATACACTTGCCAAAGTGCTAAAATAGGCAAACTAGGATAAATATAAATAAGAGCTGGTTTTAAGGAAGCCTTTTTATAAACCAAATATCCAACGACTAATAACAAAGCTAAAATCCCAAAAAGCAAAGCTTTATGCGATAAACTTCCCAAAATAAAAGCTATAGCCAAAGGGATAATAGAGATATTTTCTAAAGCAAAAAGTTTTTTTGCTTCACTAAAAGATAAATACAATAAAACCGCAAAAACGATAAAATTGATAAAAAATTGATCAATCAACGCGATAATAATAATAGCCCCTATCATCACAAGAGCTGAAATAATTCTAGTTGTATTAAACATATTTTTCCTTATATACTAATATCTAAGCGATGAATGCTTTGTGCGTCTTTAAAATTTGGATCTTTAGACTCATCTTCTTCATTTTTCTCATCATCGCTGGTTTTAGCTTCTTGATTGTGTTTTTTCTTTTTTTCTTCTTGTTCGGCTTTTTCTTTGATCTCTTCTTTGATTTCATGAGTCTCATTGACTTTTTCAAGCTTGTTCAAAGTTTTTTCTTTTTCATTAAATTCAGCCATATTTAGCGTAGCTGCAAAACCTTCTTTTGCAAGCTCATTGCTTGCTTGTGTAGCTGGATAAGCCATATTCTGATTTATATAATTGATATTTCCTAAAGGGCTAACTGGCATTTTAATCCTTTGTGATATTAATACTTTTAAAATTTGTATAATTTACAAACGCCTTTTGCTGAACCTTGACAAAATTTTTTAAGGTATAATCGACCCAATACGAACCTTTCTTTAACTTAGAAAAGCTTACACAAAGCCTTGCAGCAAATTCTATCACATCGAGGCTGATTTTTTGCTTGTTTGATACAATCAAAGTATGTGCACTAGGAATATCCCTTACATGAAGCCACAAATCATCTTTTTTAGCATTTTTAAGTAAAAATTCATTGCCTTTTTCATTTTTACCCACGCAAATTTTAAACTCGTTAAAATAAAAATTTGCCACAAGATCTTCTTGTTTATGATCTTGATTTTTTTTGCTATTTTTTTTAGGTAGTAAAATTTCAAGCTCTATCTCACTCTTAGCTTGAAGCAATAATTCTTTCAAACTCAAGGTAAAATCTAACTTTTCTTTTAAATTTTGTCTTTGTATGTTTAAATTTTTAGCTTTTTGTTCTAATTTTTTAGCATTTTTATAATATAAATTAGCGCTTTGCTTAGGATTAAATTCAAGCTTAAATTCAAGCTCTTTGCCTTCAAAATCATCAAGCTTAAATTCCCTTTCATAATCTTTTAAAACACTCAAATTTGCAAACAATACATCAGCCCTTTTTCTGTATTCTAAAGCTTTTAAGAATAAAGAATTTTCTTCATCTAGACTGGAAAAAAGTTCTTGTAAATTTTGTATTTTTTTATCCACTTGTGCAAGTTTTAAATTTTTTATTTGTTTGATTTTACTCTCATAAATACTTGTAAATTTGCGAGAAAAATAATCTGCAAAGTCTTTAATTTCCTCAAAATTTTCATCCATTTTATAAGGCTTTAAAGACTCTAAAATCAGATTAGGTTTTACAATGCGATAACTTTTATCAATGTGCCTTAAAGCCTCTATGATCAAATCTTTTTCATCTGTAAGAATAACATTGGTATTTTTACCCGTAAATTCAAAATAAATTTTACTCTCATAGCTTTTATAAGCCTTATTAGCTTTTACACTAAAACATAAAATACGATTGCCTTCAAGGACTTTAACTTCCTTTATAAAAGCATTGCTAAAATACTTTTTAAGCATAAAATCAAAAGGTGCATTATAATTTTTTGCATTAAATTTAGCTGTATAAATCGCACTCATTGCACGAGTAAGATCAAAAATAAATCTTTCTCTATCAAAGCTTAATTCCAAAATATTGTCATTGATACGCTTGATAAAATCGATTTTTTTAAACTGAGAAAAAAAAGTTTGTAATTGTAAAAGTTCTGTGTATTTCATAAAAGAAATTATAAAATATTTTGGCGAATTTTGTGGTAGAATTACATTAAAAAAGGAAATTTGTGCAGCTTAATGAGCTAAATTGCGTGATTTTATGTGGTGGTAAATCTAGTCGTATGGGACAAGATAAAAGCAAATTGATTCTTAAAAATCAAAATTTAACTCAATTTCAAGTAAATAAATTTTCTAAAATTTTTAAAAATGTCTATGTGAGTGCGAAAGAAGACAAATTTGAAAACCATTTTAGCTTGATAAAAGATTCTTTAGAATTTGAAGTTTACTCTCCTATGCTTGCGCTTTACTCTATACTTTCAAATTTTAAAAATGAATTTGTTTTTGTTTTAAGTGTAGATAGTCCTAAAGTAGGTAAAAATGAGCTTTTAAAAATGCTTCCTTTTTTAGAGCAAAACTATAAAATAATCATAGCCAAAACCCCTTTACATAAACATCCCTTATGTGGCTTTTATCACAGCTCTTTAGCTCAAACTTGTAAAAATTTCTTAGAAAAAAATGAACAAAAAATAGGACTTTTATTTTCTGAGATTAAAACCAAATTTGTAGAATTTGAAGATGAAGATGCTTTTTTAAATCTTAATTTTTATGAAGAATATGAAAAATTTAAAAGCGAGTTAAGATGAGAAAAATTGCTTTATTTTTAAGCTTATGTGTTTTTATATGGGCTAGTGATTTACAACAAGCTTTAAAGTATGAAAAACAAGGCGATTATAAAAAAGCTATGGAAATTTACAAAAAACTCGCTT encodes:
- a CDS encoding motility associated factor glycosyltransferase family protein — protein: MTLLEKNIQALLSGVNEPLGNKLLNFIQNKTCSHFNIDENLNIFDKTHNIFMYENLEEELNFFYQSILEKTPRYPFICIYGIGNALLIKNLAKHYKHLFVFESEIELFILALSVLDLSEELCSGKIYLVDIEEERVDIQLLILFDMKDMFEYLSLYEMFVNNVYYKKFYEDVWHKADELCEKNIKVVIRNLNSSLCIGFECYSHLLQNIPSMLESIPFQRILSERKNKFENAIVVSAGPSLAKQLPLLKAYQDKAVIFCADGALSMLEKEGIIPDYVLNIDFEDLPLRFFQNKENKTSLNMLSCATHPSLVRVLDNKSVILRDDPLYQRFNLNDFGYIDTGTHVSHFSYTLALALGFKNIIMIGQDLAFDEKGNSHSKGFALGERIDHTLNLPTLQVTAYAGKGEVLTHIAWNDYRIKLEYLFACNSKEAKFYNATEGGARINFTEELSFKECCDKLLTKFKPKFELPKSLTKNRSDKLLVKFKEKIQKDQENAKRFLNDALALKQILENILSKDFILPLEFLEKVYQNIENFNHSLDTDEFIQDGILKAVIYERGLRISLVYKENILDHASFISAYIKAYDEWLLYFIEKLEQRINIIINSFKES
- a CDS encoding DUF2920 family protein, producing the protein MIVSKAYEIDSCDDVELGIKRESKLEFKLWYDDEKTPEALVFVVQGMGDDISSIQYVGDYMVRQFNTAVVGVNYHCIGNRPQTGSTFYLDDIDKLILKASCEAADIKLPYDVDKIQDYKQMSEIFHFINYSIVQGKQKGNFTPNYFLNLHVSLQPTKNEYQNFGIMQAQDLLNVTLYLKKHAPFDTMGGGIPVIMIGSSHGGYLAHLAAKIAPWLVDGVLDNSAYAKFLWRVVGFGKEIDFMQCSEFSTFDFFHHINTHCSTKTFWTSNSSSPRFFSPARRKIRNLLEEDHLLEQSKCLKTCFISYHSLYDEYVSLKEKTMFYEELEKLGFDVTLCSVTKESQVDGKFIKNLNHGMGIPVKLLIKKELPLMLEKIKQNSKKDYKEKCISYPCEDLLYQFSEKDDKMSLKIDKI
- a CDS encoding type II secretion system protein — translated: MRKAFTILELVFVIVILGILAAIALPKMSSSKDEAEVSKSLNNLKTLINDISIYTLKNDHLSSIKTMSNVSGVENVDLGNFNGTKEVNFRVGDDKECLKLVFIDRADFILMGISSNEASKNAIINAANQSHEDLENIDFTSSSSNKACVILSKNENFKNLASKTYLLIGEM
- the tsaD gene encoding tRNA (adenosine(37)-N6)-threonylcarbamoyltransferase complex transferase subunit TsaD, coding for MKNLILAIESSCDDSSIAIIDKNTLECKFHKKISQELDHSIYGGVVPELAARLHSEALPKILTQCKEHFKNLCAIAVTNEPGLSVSLLSGISMAKTLASALNLPLIPINHLKGHIYSLFLEEKISLDRGILLVSGGHTMVLYLKDDANLELLASTNDDSFGESFDKVAKMMNLGYPGGVIIENLAKNAKLKNISFNTPLKHSKELAFSFSGLKNAVRLEILKHKNLSDDIKAEIAYAFENTACDHIMDKLEKIFNLYKFKNFGVVGGASANLNLRSRLQNLCQKYNANLKLAPLKFCSDNALMIARAAVDAYEKKEFVSVEEDILSPKNKNFSRI
- a CDS encoding M99 family carboxypeptidase catalytic domain-containing protein, translated to MKIFLTILFFITSIFALELDFSVGENGKSLDDNNTVLIFGGIQGDEPGGFHAASLLLSDYNITKGKIIVAPNLAFDSIIKRSRGNNGDLNRKFASISPKDPDYKTVQRIKELILLPEVSMVINLHDGWGFYKPTYIDAMQNPKRWGNSSVIDTSEINASKYPDLENIATQTVNSVNSSLADPKHAYHLKNTKTQELGDMEMLKALTYFVISNHKAAFANEASKNLPVNLRAYYHLLAIENYLKTAGIEFSRDFELTPQEVDKVINKELEVKLFDDRILLSLKNPRKLINYVPFPVNKELNYNTSNELTAIIAEGNSFYIQYGNRFQTRLYPEYLEFSDAFNEVTFQVDGNETTVPFGTKVKVKENFLIPKIANVRVNIIGFDHSKDESGILVHKKNMQTQYSLDMAGKIYRVEFYELRGANLQQLLEANTNSKLIKNAKNLDLNTLKMARSKDKFLGSILVEFE
- the dxr gene encoding 1-deoxy-D-xylulose-5-phosphate reductoisomerase; the encoded protein is MILFGSTGSIGVNALKLAALKNIPISALACGDNIALLNEQIARFKPKFVAIKDSKNKHLVKHDRVFIGQEGLEQILTECQDKLLLNAIVGFAGLKSTLKAKELGKNIALANKESLVVAGSFLKGAKFLPVDSEHAALKFLLEGKKNIAKLYITASGGAFYRYKIKDLNQVSVKDALKHPNWNMGAKITIDSATMANKLFEIIEAYHLYDFKEIDALIEPRSLVHAMCEFKNGASTAYFSKADMKLAISDAIFEKQDTPILEAVDFSKMPALKFHPISTKKYPIFKLKNTFLKEPNLGVIINAANEVGVYNFLENKSGFLGITKCIFKALDHFGVPKISSIEEVFEYDFKTREYLRS
- the cdsA gene encoding phosphatidate cytidylyltransferase, encoding MFNTTRIISALVMIGAIIIIALIDQFFINFIVFAVLLYLSFSEAKKLFALENISIIPLAIAFILGSLSHKALLFGILALLLVVGYLVYKKASLKPALIYIYPSLPILALWQVYLDQGMFALFWLIIIVAACDSGAYFIGKFMGKTPFSPTSPNKTLEGVIGGLICASVIGTILGIFVYSFWLSLLCSFFVAIFAVIGDLLESYFKREAGVKDSGDLIPGHGGVLDRIDAVIIATFVMVALL
- a CDS encoding NFACT RNA binding domain-containing protein, translated to MKYTELLQLQTFFSQFKKIDFIKRINDNILELSFDRERFIFDLTRAMSAIYTAKFNAKNYNAPFDFMLKKYFSNAFIKEVKVLEGNRILCFSVKANKAYKSYESKIYFEFTGKNTNVILTDEKDLIIEALRHIDKSYRIVKPNLILESLKPYKMDENFEEIKDFADYFSRKFTSIYESKIKQIKNLKLAQVDKKIQNLQELFSSLDEENSLFLKALEYRKRADVLFANLSVLKDYEREFKLDDFEGKELEFKLEFNPKQSANLYYKNAKKLEQKAKNLNIQRQNLKEKLDFTLSLKELLLQAKSEIELEILLPKKNSKKNQDHKQEDLVANFYFNEFKICVGKNEKGNEFLLKNAKKDDLWLHVRDIPSAHTLIVSNKQKISLDVIEFAARLCVSFSKLKKGSYWVDYTLKNFVKVQQKAFVNYTNFKSINITKD
- the mobA gene encoding molybdenum cofactor guanylyltransferase, with product MQLNELNCVILCGGKSSRMGQDKSKLILKNQNLTQFQVNKFSKIFKNVYVSAKEDKFENHFSLIKDSLEFEVYSPMLALYSILSNFKNEFVFVLSVDSPKVGKNELLKMLPFLEQNYKIIIAKTPLHKHPLCGFYHSSLAQTCKNFLEKNEQKIGLLFSEIKTKFVEFEDEDAFLNLNFYEEYEKFKSELR